One uncultured Gellertiella sp. genomic window carries:
- a CDS encoding MBL fold metallo-hydrolase, whose translation MAGPISARNPYYQGPVTDHFDGLRFFNPGGVEPGSFTDLLKWQFGGGRARWPRPGPAPLPAVRPVRNINGERLRVTMVGHASLLIQVAGMNILTDPVWSRRVSPLSFIGPQRALPPGIAFADLPPIHVVIVTHNHYDHLDLATLKSLQRAWAPQFVTPLGNDRIIHRAIPAAHVSSMDWGDRLEINDRLTLDCEPCHHWSARGAADRRMALWAAFVLSTPAGKVYHVGDTGFHRGINYRELHRKHGDFRLAILPIGAYEPRWFMRGQHQNPEEAVEGMKLCHAAHAIGHHFGTFQLTNEGIDAPVEDLGRALDQAGIARDRFLALRPGEVFDVSPV comes from the coding sequence ATGGCTGGACCAATATCCGCACGCAATCCCTACTATCAGGGACCGGTCACCGACCATTTCGATGGTCTCCGGTTCTTCAATCCCGGCGGTGTCGAGCCCGGCTCCTTCACCGATCTGCTGAAATGGCAGTTCGGCGGCGGTCGGGCGCGCTGGCCAAGGCCGGGTCCAGCGCCGCTTCCTGCCGTTCGCCCGGTCCGCAATATCAATGGCGAGCGCCTGCGGGTCACCATGGTCGGGCATGCCAGCCTGCTCATCCAGGTGGCGGGAATGAACATTCTTACCGATCCCGTCTGGTCGCGCCGGGTGAGCCCGCTCAGCTTCATCGGCCCGCAGCGGGCTTTGCCGCCCGGCATCGCCTTTGCCGACCTGCCGCCGATCCATGTCGTCATCGTCACCCATAACCACTATGACCATCTCGATCTCGCGACGCTGAAATCGCTGCAACGGGCCTGGGCGCCGCAATTCGTCACGCCGCTCGGCAATGACCGGATCATCCATCGGGCCATTCCCGCCGCCCATGTCAGCAGCATGGACTGGGGTGACCGGCTGGAGATCAATGATCGCCTCACGCTGGATTGCGAGCCTTGCCACCACTGGTCGGCGCGCGGCGCGGCGGACCGGCGGATGGCGCTCTGGGCGGCCTTCGTGCTGTCGACGCCAGCGGGCAAGGTCTACCATGTTGGCGATACCGGCTTTCACCGCGGTATCAACTATCGCGAACTGCATCGCAAGCATGGCGATTTCCGGCTGGCGATCCTTCCCATCGGCGCCTATGAGCCGCGCTGGTTCATGCGCGGCCAGCACCAGAACCCGGAAGAGGCGGTGGAGGGCATGAAACTCTGCCACGCCGCCCATGCCATCGGCCATCACTTCGGCACGTTCCAGCTCACCAACGAGGGGATCGATGCGCCGGTCGAGGATCTCGGCCGGGCGCTGGATCAGGCCGGGATAGCGCGTGACCGGTTCTTGGCCCTGCGGCCCGGCGAGGTGTTTGACGTGTCGCCGGTCTGA